A stretch of Pseudoliparis swirei isolate HS2019 ecotype Mariana Trench chromosome 14, NWPU_hadal_v1, whole genome shotgun sequence DNA encodes these proteins:
- the atp5f1b gene encoding ATP synthase subunit beta, mitochondrial produces the protein MTMLGAVGRCCTGVLQALKPGAQPLKALIGSPAVLSRRDYVAPAAAATTVTPGRIVAVIGAVVDVQFDDDLPPILNALEVAGRPTRLVLEVAQHLGESTVRTIAMDGTEGLVRGQKVVDTGAPIRIPVGPETLGRIMNVIGEPIDERGPINTKHTAPIHAEAPEFTDMSVDQEILVTGIKVVDLLAPYVKGGKIGLFGGAGVGKTVLIMELINNVAKAHGGYSVFAGVGERTREGNDLYHEMIESGVINLKDNTSKVALVYGQMNEPPGARARVALTGLSVAEYFRDQEGQNVLLFIDNIFRFTQAGSEVSALLGRIPSAVGYQPTLATDMGTMQERITTTKKGSITSVQAIYVPADDLTDPAPATTFAHLDATTVLSRAIAELGIYPAVDPLDSTSRIMDPNIVGIEHYEIARGVQKILQDYKSLQDIIAILGMDELSEEDKLTVARARKIQRFLSQPFQVAEVFTGHLGKMVPLKETIKGFQGILNGEYDSLPEQAFYMVGAIEEVVEKAARLAEEHSM, from the exons ATGACAATGTTAGGAGCTGTGGGACGCTGCTGCACCGGGGTACTGCAGGCTCTCAAGCCTGGGGCCCAGCCTCTGAAGGCCCTCATTGGATCCCCAGCCGTCCTTTCAC GCCGGGACTATGTCGCacctgccgccgccgccaccaccgtGACGCCCGGACGCATCGTGGCCGTCATCGGTGCCGTGGTCGACGTCCAGTTCGACGACGACCTTCCTCCCATCCTCAACGCCCTGGAAGTCGCAGGCCGCCCGACCAGGCTCGTCCTGGAGGTGGCTCAGCATCTCG GGGAGAGCACAGTGCGTACCATTGCTATGGATGGTACTGAGGGTCTGGTCCGTGGACAGAAGGTTGTGGACACCGGCGCCCCCATCAGAATCCCAGTGGGTCCCGAGACTCTGGGCAGGATTATGAATGTCATCGGAGAGCCCATCGACGAGAGAGGTCCCATCAACACCAAGCA CACTGCACCGATCCACGCCGAGGCCCCCGAGTTCACCGACATGAGCGTGGACCAGGAGATCCTGGTGACTGGCATCAAGGTGGTGGACCTGTTGGCCCCCTACGTCAAGGGAGGAAAGATCG GGCTGTTCGGCGGTGCCGGTGTGGGCAAGACGGTGTTGATCATGGAGCTGATCAACAACGTGGCCAAGGCCCACGGTGGTTACTCCGTGTTTGCCGGCGTGGGAGAGCGTACCCGCGAGGGAAACGACTTGTACCATGAAATGATCGAGTCCGGCGTCATCAACCTGAAGGACAACACCTCCAAG GTGGCGCTGGTGTACGGCCAGATGAACGAGCCCCCCGGCGCCCGCGCCAGAGTGGCTCTGACTGGCCTGAGTGTGGCCGAGTACTTCCGTGACCAGGAGGGTCAGAATGTGCTGCTCTTCATCGACAACATCTTCCGCTTCACGCAGGCCGGCTCCGAG GTGTCCGCCCTGCTGGGGCGTATCCCCTCTGCTGTGGGTTACCAGCCCACTCTGGCCACCGACATGGGTACCATGCAGGAGAGGATCACCACCACTAAGAAGGGCTCCATCACATCCGTGCAG gccaTCTATGTGCCCGCTGACGATCTGACTGACCCCGCCCCAGCCACCACCTTTGCTCACTTGGACGCCACCACCGTGTTGTCCCGCGCCATCGCTGAGCTGGGCATCTACCCCGCCGTCGACCCCCTGGACTCCACGTCCCGTATTATGGACCCCAACATCGTGGGCATAGAGCACTATGAAATCGCCCGTGGTGTGCAGAAAATCCTTCAG GACTACAAATCCCTGCAGGATATTATTGCCATTCTGGGTATGGATGAGTTGTCTGAGGAGGACAAACTGACGGTGGCCCGCGCCCGCAAGATCCAGCGATTCCTGTCCCAGCCCTTCCAGGTGGCCGAGGTCTTCACCGGCCACCTGGGAAAGATGGTTCCCCTCAAGGAGACCATCAAGGGCTTCCAGGGCATCCTCAACG GCGAGTACGACAGTCTGCCCGAGCAGGCCTTCTACATGGTCGGCGCCATCGAGGAAGTGGTTGAGAAGGCCGCGAGGCTGGCTGAGGAGCACTCGATGTAA
- the LOC130204422 gene encoding retinol dehydrogenase 7-like has product MFLYLLALVGVYYLYRWFKEWPHVPDKGDKYVYITGCDSGFGNLLARHLDEKGFRVIAACFTEKGEEDLRKSCSRKLTTTHLDVRSKDSVAKTTATIKERVGQSGLWAVVNNAGVSVPTAPCDWLNIDDYKSMLEVNLLGVIAVTLSVLPLIKKARGRVVNVASVFGRISPTGGPYTVSKYGVEAFNDSLRLNMKPFGVKVLCIEPGFFKTNVTDTTILSNNVRTLWGRLPQDLKDAYGSEYLQKSLNLICNKVAKMSDGDLMKVVSCMEHAISAVRPRTRYSPGWDAKLFWLPLSYMPTCVIDYIMSKQAIPIAQPGQ; this is encoded by the exons ATGTTCCTGTATCTCCTGGCGCTGGTGGGGGTCTACTACCTGTACCGCTGGTTCAAGGAGTGGCCCCATGTGCCCGACAAGGGCGATAAGTACGTGTACATCACGGGCTGCGACAGCGGCTTCGGCAACCTCCTGGCACGCCACCTGGACGAGAAGGGCTTCAGGGTGATCGCCGCGTGCTTCACCGAGAAGGGAGAAGAGGACCTGAGGAAGTCGTGCTCCCGCAAGCTGACCACGACGCACCTCGACGTGCGCTCCAAGGACAGCGTGGCCAAAACCACGGCGACGATCAAGGAGAGAGTGGGGCAGAGCG GCCTGTGGGCCGTGGTGAACAACGCCGGCGTGTCCGTCCCCACGGCGCCCTGCGATTGGCTGAACATCGACGACTACAAGTCCATGCTGGAGGTCAACCTCCTCGGCGTGATCGCGGTGACGCTGAGCGTCCTGCCGCTGATCAAGAAGGCGAGGGGCCGGGTGGTCAACGTGGCCAGCGTGTTCGGGAGGATCAGCCCGACGGGGGGGCCGTACACCGTCTCCAAGTACGGCGTGGAGGCCTTCAACGACAGCCTCAG GTTGAATATGAAGCCGTTCGGGGTCAAAGTCCTCTGCATCGAGCCGGGCTTCTTCAAAACCAATGTCACCGACACCACGATCCTGAGCAACAACGTGAGGACGCTGTGGGGGCGACTGCCCCAGGACCTGAAGGACGCCTACGGGAGCGAGTATCTACAGAAGT CTTTAAATCTAATATGCAACAAAGTCGCCAAGATGAGCGACGGGGATCTGATGAAGGTGGTCAGCTGCATGGAGCACGCCATCTCCGCCGTCCGGCCGCGCACCCGCTACTCGCCGGGCTGGGACGCCAAGCTGTTCTGGCTGCCGCTGTCCTACATGCCCACCTGCGTCATCGACTACATCATGTCCAAACAAGCCATTCCTATTGCCCAACCGGGACAATGA